A genomic region of Pontibaca methylaminivorans contains the following coding sequences:
- a CDS encoding MauE/DoxX family redox-associated membrane protein: MAEKTAVLYRMVMPDHLCPFGLKAKALLERKGYRVEDHHLTTREETDAFMAREGVSTTPQTYIEGRRIGGYDELRAWFGRPLPGADDTSYRPVIAIFAVAFLVALAVTWAATGRLFAPRTVEWFIATAMVLLALQKLQDVESFSTMFLNYDLLARRHVGYAYVYPFAEALAGILMIAGALIWIAAPLALFIGTIGAASVIKAVYIDRRELKCACVGGNSNVPLGFVSLTENVMMMLMAVWMGGALLLS, translated from the coding sequence ATGGCAGAAAAGACAGCAGTGCTTTACCGGATGGTGATGCCCGATCACCTGTGCCCCTTCGGGCTCAAGGCAAAGGCGCTGCTTGAACGGAAGGGCTATCGCGTCGAGGACCATCACCTGACAACCCGTGAAGAGACCGATGCCTTCATGGCGCGCGAGGGCGTGTCGACGACGCCGCAGACCTATATCGAGGGCAGGCGGATCGGTGGATATGACGAGTTGCGCGCCTGGTTCGGCCGGCCGCTTCCGGGAGCGGATGACACGAGCTATCGCCCGGTGATCGCGATCTTTGCGGTGGCCTTCCTGGTGGCGCTTGCCGTGACATGGGCGGCGACGGGCCGGCTGTTTGCGCCCCGGACGGTGGAGTGGTTCATCGCCACGGCGATGGTGCTCCTTGCGTTGCAGAAGCTGCAGGATGTCGAGAGCTTCTCGACCATGTTCCTGAATTACGACCTGCTGGCGCGGCGCCATGTGGGATATGCCTATGTCTATCCCTTCGCCGAGGCGCTGGCCGGCATCCTCATGATCGCCGGGGCGCTGATCTGGATCGCCGCGCCGCTGGCGCTGTTCATCGGCACGATCGGCGCGGCGAGCGTGATCAAGGCGGTTTATATCGACCGACGGGAACTGAAATGCGCCTGTGTCGGGGGGAACAGCAACGTGCCGCTCGGCTTCGTCTCGCTGACCGAAAACGTTATGATGATGTTAATGGCCGTTTGGATGGGCGGAGCTCTGCTGTTGTCCTGA
- the bfr gene encoding bacterioferritin, giving the protein MKGDDKVIEYLNKALRSELTAVSQYWLHYRLQEDWGFGRLADKSREESIEEMHHADKLIQRIIFLGGHPNLQKLDPLRIGQNLKETLEADLAAEHEARTLYIEAREHCDKVGDHVSKALFDELTADEEGHIDFLETQIDLYEDLGHAHYGQLNAKPANEAE; this is encoded by the coding sequence ATGAAGGGGGATGACAAGGTCATCGAGTATCTGAACAAGGCTTTGCGCAGCGAGCTGACCGCTGTCAGCCAGTACTGGCTGCATTACCGCCTGCAGGAAGACTGGGGGTTCGGCCGCCTTGCCGACAAGTCCCGCGAAGAGAGCATCGAGGAGATGCACCATGCCGACAAGCTGATCCAGCGGATCATCTTTCTTGGCGGCCATCCCAACCTCCAGAAGCTCGATCCGCTGCGGATCGGCCAGAACCTGAAGGAAACGCTCGAGGCCGACCTGGCCGCCGAGCACGAGGCGCGCACGCTTTACATCGAGGCGCGCGAGCATTGCGACAAGGTGGGCGACCACGTCAGCAAGGCGCTGTTTGACGAACTGACCGCGGATGAGGAGGGGCATATCGACTTCCTCGAGACCCAGATCGACCTTTACGAGGATCTGGGCCATGCGCATTACGGCCAGTTGAACGCCAAGCCGGCGAACGAGGCCGAATAG
- a CDS encoding ATP-binding cassette domain-containing protein, with protein MTPADTDSGDNDGGGNLVDLTGLGVRLGGAEVLQDISFGIAPGEIVTVVGPNGSGKTTLLRVIIGAIAPDTGRIRRRPGLRVGYVPQRLHVDATLPLTVRRFLGLPRRVGAEAAREALEQAGVAALAERQMSALSGGQFQRVLLARALLERPELLILDEATQGLDQPGAAAFYLRIEEVRQRLGCAVLMVSHDLHVVMSASDRVICLNGHICCEGAPDHVASAPEYRALFGGGTHGALALYRHHHNHAHDHDHECHETAE; from the coding sequence ATGACACCGGCCGATACCGACAGCGGCGACAATGATGGCGGCGGCAATCTTGTGGACCTGACCGGGCTCGGGGTCCGCCTTGGCGGGGCCGAGGTTCTGCAGGACATCAGCTTTGGCATCGCGCCGGGTGAAATCGTCACCGTCGTCGGCCCGAACGGATCGGGCAAGACCACCCTGCTGCGCGTGATCATTGGCGCGATCGCCCCCGACACGGGACGGATCCGGCGCCGGCCGGGGCTCCGGGTCGGCTACGTGCCGCAGCGCCTCCATGTGGATGCGACGCTGCCGCTTACGGTGCGCCGCTTCCTGGGCCTGCCGCGCCGGGTCGGCGCCGAGGCGGCGCGCGAGGCGCTGGAACAGGCCGGCGTCGCGGCGCTGGCCGAGCGGCAGATGAGCGCGCTGTCCGGCGGGCAGTTCCAGCGCGTGCTTCTGGCGCGGGCGCTGCTCGAGCGGCCCGAACTGCTGATCCTCGACGAGGCGACGCAGGGGCTCGACCAGCCGGGGGCGGCGGCGTTCTACCTGCGCATCGAAGAGGTGCGCCAGCGGCTCGGCTGCGCGGTGCTGATGGTCAGTCACGACCTGCATGTGGTGATGAGCGCGAGCGACCGGGTGATCTGTCTGAACGGGCATATCTGCTGCGAGGGCGCGCCGGATCATGTGGCCTCGGCGCCCGAATACCGCGCCCTGTTCGGGGGCGGCACCCACGGGGCACTGGCGCTTTACCGGCACCATCACAACCATGCCCACGACCATGACCATGAATGCCACGAGACGGCCGAATGA
- the hemP gene encoding hemin uptake protein HemP: MMASTEKKNSEEAAPAPARDRPRRAPSHDARELTRGGDTAELVLDGKPYMLRITRAGKLILTK, encoded by the coding sequence ATGATGGCGAGCACCGAAAAGAAGAACAGCGAAGAAGCCGCACCCGCGCCTGCACGGGACAGGCCCCGGCGTGCGCCATCCCATGACGCGCGGGAACTGACCAGGGGCGGCGACACCGCCGAACTCGTGCTGGACGGCAAGCCCTACATGCTCCGCATCACCCGCGCGGGCAAACTGATCCTGACGAAATGA
- a CDS encoding adenylate kinase — MDAATTTTPAVLILLGPPGAGKGTQARKLEQEFGLVQLSTGDMLRAAVAAGTEAGKQAKSVMEAGQLVSDEIVIAILRERMDGPDCRRGVILDGFPRTTVQAEALDAMLAESGQSVSAAISLEVEDEAMIERISGRFTCATCGEGYHDSFKPTRVPGVCDKCGGTEMIRRADDNAETVASRLAAYHEQTEPLIRYYGDRGLLKSVDAMQGIEAVTRDLDAIVRDLAR; from the coding sequence ATGGATGCTGCGACCACGACCACACCGGCCGTTCTGATCCTGCTGGGCCCCCCGGGCGCCGGCAAGGGCACCCAGGCGCGCAAGCTCGAACAGGAATTCGGGCTGGTGCAGCTTTCCACGGGCGACATGCTGCGCGCCGCCGTCGCGGCCGGGACCGAAGCCGGGAAGCAGGCCAAAAGCGTCATGGAGGCCGGGCAGCTTGTCAGCGACGAGATCGTGATCGCGATCCTGCGCGAGCGGATGGACGGGCCGGATTGCCGGCGCGGGGTGATCCTCGACGGCTTTCCGCGCACCACGGTGCAGGCCGAGGCGCTTGACGCGATGCTCGCCGAGAGCGGGCAGTCGGTCAGCGCGGCGATCAGCCTCGAGGTCGAGGACGAGGCCATGATCGAGCGGATCTCGGGGCGCTTCACCTGCGCGACCTGCGGCGAGGGCTATCACGACAGTTTCAAGCCGACCCGCGTGCCCGGCGTCTGCGACAAATGCGGCGGCACCGAGATGATCCGCCGCGCCGACGACAATGCCGAAACCGTGGCGAGCCGCCTTGCCGCCTATCACGAACAGACCGAGCCACTGATCCGCTATTATGGCGACCGCGGGCTGCTGAAATCGGTGGATGCGATGCAGGGGATCGAGGCGGTGACCCGCGATCTGGACGCGATCGTGCGCGATCTGGCGCGCTGA
- the tig gene encoding trigger factor, which produces MQVTETLKDGLKRGYAITVTAAELDRKVTEKLTEAQPEVEMKGFRKGKVPMALLRRQFGERLMGEAMQEAIDGAMNRHFEESGERPALQPEVKMTNEDWKEGDDVEVALTYEALPEIPDVDLGSITLERLVVKADDAAVDEALAGLAENAQNFEPREDGAAAEDGDQVVMDFVGRIDGEAFEGGAAEDYPLVLGSDSFIPGFEPQLVGVKAGEEKDVTVNFPEEYGAENLAGKEAVFSCTIKEVKRPVPAGIDDDLAKKFGVEDLETLKGQIRERLESEYGNATRALMKRALLDALDEKVSFELPPSLVEAEANQIAHQRWHDENPEVHDHDHDKIEPGAEHRELAERRVRLGLLLAELGTKAEIEVTDAEMGQAVMAQARQYPGQERQFFEFVQKNPQMQQQIRAPLFEDKVVDYVFELTEVSDREISKDDLQKKIEEMDGDDES; this is translated from the coding sequence ATGCAGGTCACCGAGACATTGAAAGACGGTCTGAAGCGCGGCTACGCGATCACCGTCACCGCCGCGGAACTCGACCGGAAGGTCACCGAGAAGCTGACCGAGGCCCAGCCCGAAGTCGAGATGAAGGGATTCCGCAAGGGCAAGGTGCCGATGGCCCTGCTGCGGCGCCAGTTCGGCGAGCGGCTTATGGGCGAGGCCATGCAGGAAGCCATCGACGGCGCCATGAACCGCCATTTCGAGGAAAGCGGCGAACGCCCCGCCCTTCAGCCCGAGGTCAAGATGACCAACGAGGACTGGAAGGAAGGCGACGACGTGGAGGTTGCGCTGACCTATGAGGCGCTGCCCGAGATTCCCGATGTCGATCTTGGCTCGATCACGCTCGAACGGCTGGTGGTCAAGGCCGACGATGCCGCCGTGGACGAGGCGCTGGCCGGGCTGGCCGAGAACGCGCAGAATTTCGAGCCGCGCGAGGATGGTGCCGCCGCCGAGGACGGCGACCAGGTGGTGATGGATTTCGTCGGCCGCATCGACGGCGAGGCGTTCGAGGGCGGCGCGGCCGAGGATTACCCGCTGGTGCTCGGCTCCGACTCCTTCATCCCCGGTTTCGAGCCGCAGCTTGTCGGCGTCAAGGCCGGCGAGGAAAAGGACGTGACGGTGAATTTCCCCGAGGAATACGGGGCCGAGAACCTTGCCGGCAAGGAAGCGGTGTTCTCCTGCACGATCAAGGAAGTGAAACGTCCGGTCCCGGCCGGGATCGACGACGATCTGGCCAAGAAATTCGGTGTCGAAGACCTCGAGACCCTCAAGGGGCAGATCCGCGAGCGGCTGGAATCCGAATACGGCAACGCCACGCGCGCGCTGATGAAACGCGCCCTGCTGGATGCGCTGGACGAGAAGGTCTCGTTCGAACTCCCGCCGAGCCTTGTCGAGGCCGAAGCCAACCAGATCGCGCATCAGCGATGGCACGACGAAAACCCCGAAGTCCACGATCACGATCACGACAAGATCGAACCGGGCGCCGAACACCGCGAGCTTGCCGAGCGCCGCGTGCGCCTTGGCCTGCTGCTGGCGGAACTCGGCACCAAGGCCGAGATCGAGGTCACCGACGCCGAAATGGGCCAGGCCGTCATGGCGCAGGCGCGGCAGTATCCGGGACAGGAGCGCCAATTCTTCGAATTCGTGCAGAAGAACCCGCAGATGCAGCAGCAGATCCGCGCCCCTCTCTTCGAGGACAAGGTCGTCGATTACGTCTTTGAACTGACCGAGGTCAGCGACAGGGAAATCAGCAAGGACGACCTTCAGAAGAAAATCGAGGAAATGGACGGCGACGACGAAAGCTGA
- a CDS encoding lytic transglycosylase domain-containing protein, protein MQLHSRRRFLALVTAPVLLSACGNPGNRRERRPPRTAEMPLHPNETPELRQLINKYAAEYDLPPTLIHKLAIRESTHRPGARNGPYYGLLQILPATARSMGFRGQPSDLLDAETNLKYAGRYLRGAWLLSDGSQDRAIGWYARGYYYEAKRRGMLVETGLRKG, encoded by the coding sequence ATGCAGCTTCATTCGCGTCGCCGTTTCCTGGCGCTCGTCACCGCACCGGTCCTGCTGTCAGCCTGTGGAAACCCGGGAAACCGCCGTGAACGCCGCCCTCCGCGGACCGCCGAAATGCCGCTGCACCCCAACGAGACGCCCGAACTGCGCCAGCTTATCAACAAATACGCCGCCGAATACGATCTGCCCCCGACGCTGATTCACAAGCTCGCGATTCGCGAGAGCACGCATCGGCCGGGTGCGCGCAACGGCCCCTATTACGGGCTGCTCCAGATTCTGCCCGCAACGGCGCGCTCCATGGGATTCCGGGGGCAGCCCTCGGACCTTCTGGATGCGGAAACCAACCTGAAATACGCCGGAAGATATCTTCGTGGCGCGTGGCTGCTGTCCGACGGCAGCCAGGATCGCGCCATCGGCTGGTATGCCAGGGGCTATTACTACGAAGCCAAGCGGCGCGGTATGCTGGTCGAAACCGGGCTGCGCAAGGGCTGA
- a CDS encoding site-specific integrase, with the protein MATILKTAHGWQAQVARRVDGKTIRKAKTFRTKRDAQVWAREFEVGLAAGTASSDTMRQVFDRYALERSKGKKGERWEVIRLNRFAADLVNGKPLGEYVIGDVTTADLVAWRDMRLGHVLPASVSREMNLLKHVFVTATKEWGLLKINPMEEVKRPPRAKRRKRRVFQNEIDKLTEVLGLAAHPWVSEKQITGAMFIFAIETAMRSGEIRAIQNRHVTDNVIHLPETKNDHARDVPLTTRALEILESVRGNRTEPAQHPFEIDAESRDSVFRAAVKRAKIENLHFHDTRHEAITRLAKRLEILDLARMTGHKNLNELLTYYEASGVELAERLNSSTSKDEIK; encoded by the coding sequence ATGGCGACGATTCTTAAGACGGCCCATGGTTGGCAGGCGCAGGTTGCGCGGCGCGTAGACGGCAAGACCATCCGCAAGGCGAAGACCTTCCGGACCAAGCGCGACGCTCAGGTATGGGCGCGTGAATTTGAGGTTGGCCTTGCCGCCGGAACCGCCAGCAGCGACACAATGCGTCAGGTCTTTGATCGTTACGCCCTCGAGCGATCCAAGGGCAAGAAAGGCGAACGCTGGGAAGTGATCCGGCTCAATCGGTTCGCTGCCGATCTGGTCAATGGTAAGCCTCTGGGAGAATACGTCATTGGCGACGTGACCACCGCCGATCTGGTTGCATGGCGCGACATGCGCCTGGGCCACGTCCTGCCCGCCAGCGTCTCGCGGGAAATGAACCTGCTCAAGCATGTCTTTGTCACCGCGACGAAGGAATGGGGCTTGCTGAAGATCAACCCGATGGAAGAGGTAAAACGCCCCCCGCGCGCCAAGCGCCGCAAGCGCCGCGTCTTTCAGAATGAAATCGACAAGCTGACCGAGGTGCTGGGCCTTGCCGCTCACCCGTGGGTCAGTGAGAAACAGATAACCGGCGCGATGTTCATTTTCGCCATCGAAACCGCCATGCGCTCCGGTGAAATTCGCGCCATCCAGAACCGGCACGTCACCGATAACGTGATCCACCTGCCCGAGACAAAGAACGATCACGCCCGCGATGTTCCCTTGACCACACGGGCGCTGGAAATTCTCGAAAGCGTCCGGGGCAACAGGACCGAACCCGCTCAGCACCCATTCGAGATTGACGCGGAAAGCCGGGACAGCGTGTTTCGCGCCGCCGTGAAGCGGGCCAAAATCGAAAACCTGCATTTCCATGACACGCGGCATGAGGCCATCACCCGCTTGGCGAAGCGGTTGGAAATTCTCGATCTGGCGCGCATGACTGGGCATAAGAACCTGAATGAGCTGCTGACCTACTATGAAGCGTCAGGTGTCGAACTGGCAGAGCGGCTCAACTCATCGACCTCCAAGGATGAAATCAAGTAA
- a CDS encoding zinc ABC transporter substrate-binding protein has product MRHLFSALAATALTALSAHAVRAEPPSVATDIAPVHSLVAAVMGDLGTPALLVEPGASPHGYSLRPSQARALGQADVLFMVSDALTPWLVEAAESLAPGTARHRLAEVEGTHLLPTREGADFESDHDHGHDHDHGHDHDHEHDHHDHDHDHGGTDPHAWLDPENADLWLDAIAAELGRLDPDNAGRYSANAAAAQQELDSLSAGIADRLAPLHHLRFVVFHDAFQYFETRFGLQASGAIALSDAAPSGPAALARLRDRIRDFGAACVFSEPQQNPALIDSISGADGLPVVELDPLGARIEPGAGLYPTLLRNMGTAFQDCAAGGAAAGAQ; this is encoded by the coding sequence ATGCGACATCTCTTTTCTGCCCTCGCGGCGACCGCCCTGACCGCGCTTTCCGCCCATGCCGTCCGTGCCGAACCGCCAAGCGTCGCGACCGACATCGCGCCGGTTCATTCGCTGGTCGCGGCGGTGATGGGCGACCTCGGCACACCGGCGCTGCTGGTCGAGCCGGGCGCCTCGCCACATGGCTATTCGCTGCGCCCCTCGCAGGCGCGCGCGCTCGGTCAGGCCGACGTGCTGTTCATGGTGAGCGACGCGCTCACCCCCTGGCTTGTCGAGGCGGCCGAAAGCCTTGCCCCCGGGACCGCGCGGCACCGGCTGGCCGAGGTCGAGGGCACGCACTTGCTGCCGACGCGCGAAGGCGCGGATTTCGAATCCGACCATGACCATGGGCACGATCATGATCATGGGCACGATCATGATCACGAGCACGACCATCACGATCACGACCACGACCACGGCGGCACCGATCCCCATGCCTGGCTCGACCCGGAGAATGCGGACCTCTGGCTCGATGCGATCGCCGCGGAACTGGGGCGGCTCGACCCGGACAACGCCGGGCGCTACAGCGCCAATGCCGCCGCGGCGCAGCAGGAACTCGATTCGCTCTCGGCCGGGATCGCCGACCGCCTCGCCCCGCTGCATCACCTGCGTTTTGTCGTCTTTCACGATGCCTTCCAGTATTTCGAGACCCGTTTCGGCCTGCAGGCCTCGGGCGCGATCGCGCTCAGCGACGCGGCCCCGTCCGGCCCGGCCGCGCTGGCGCGGCTGCGCGACCGGATCCGCGACTTCGGCGCCGCCTGCGTCTTTTCCGAGCCGCAGCAGAACCCGGCCCTGATCGATTCGATCAGCGGCGCGGACGGGCTCCCCGTGGTGGAACTCGACCCGCTCGGGGCACGGATCGAACCGGGGGCCGGGCTTTATCCGACACTCCTGCGCAACATGGGAACGGCCTTCCAGGACTGTGCGGCAGGGGGCGCGGCGGCGGGCGCGCAATGA
- the acs gene encoding acetate--CoA ligase encodes MPDTAHTEPKTYSPSADIAARAHINAESYQKLYDASIRDPDAFWREQAKRLDWITPFTRVVDASFDPGNVHIRWFEDGEMNVAANCIDRHVATRGDQAAIIFEPDDPADGAQTITYRQLLDKVSRMANVLLDLGVKPGDRVVIYLPMIPEAAYAMLACARIGAVHSVVFAGFSPDALANRINNSEAKVLITADTAPRGGRRTALKSNADAALLHCADDVRCLVVKHTGDQTTWVEGRDLDLRTLMEAASPDCPPRAMNAEDPLFILYTSGSTGQPKGVVHTSAGYLLFAAMTHQNTFDYHDGDVFWCTADVGWVTGHSYIVYGPLANGATTVMFEGVPTWPGADRFWEVCERLKVNQFYTAPTAIRALMGQGNEPVEKHDLSSLRVLGTVGEPINPEAWEWYHKVVGKGKLPIVDTWWQTETGGHMLTPLPGAHVLKPGAALKPTFGVQPVVLDPQTGQELAGNDIEGVLAFKGSWPGQMRTIWGDHERFEKTYFADFPGYYFSGDGCRRDKDGDYWVTGRVDDVINVSGHRMGTAEVESALVAHVAVAEAAVVGYPHEIKGQGIYCYITLMNGADPSDDLVKELRQWVRNEIGPIATPDIIQWAPGLPKTRSGKIMRRILRKIAENQTDSLGDISTLADPSVVEDLIQNRKG; translated from the coding sequence ATGCCAGATACCGCACATACCGAGCCGAAGACCTATTCCCCATCCGCCGACATCGCCGCCCGCGCCCATATCAACGCCGAGAGCTACCAGAAGCTCTATGACGCCTCGATCCGCGATCCCGACGCGTTCTGGCGCGAACAGGCGAAGCGTCTCGACTGGATCACGCCCTTCACCAGGGTGGTGGATGCGAGCTTCGATCCGGGGAACGTGCATATCAGATGGTTCGAGGACGGCGAGATGAACGTCGCCGCGAACTGCATCGACCGCCATGTCGCGACCCGGGGCGATCAGGCCGCGATCATCTTTGAACCCGACGATCCCGCCGACGGGGCGCAGACCATCACCTATCGGCAGTTGCTCGACAAGGTCAGCCGCATGGCGAACGTCCTGCTCGACCTCGGCGTGAAACCGGGCGACCGGGTGGTGATCTATCTGCCCATGATCCCCGAGGCCGCCTATGCGATGCTGGCCTGCGCGCGGATCGGCGCGGTGCATTCGGTCGTATTCGCGGGCTTTTCCCCGGATGCGCTTGCCAACCGGATCAACAATTCCGAAGCGAAGGTGCTGATCACCGCCGACACGGCGCCGCGCGGCGGGCGGCGCACCGCGCTCAAGTCGAACGCCGATGCGGCGCTGCTGCATTGCGCCGATGACGTGCGCTGCCTCGTGGTGAAACATACGGGCGACCAGACCACCTGGGTCGAGGGGCGCGACCTGGATCTCAGGACGCTGATGGAGGCGGCCTCGCCCGATTGTCCGCCCCGCGCCATGAACGCCGAGGATCCGCTGTTCATCCTCTACACCTCGGGCTCCACCGGCCAGCCCAAGGGGGTCGTGCACACGAGCGCGGGCTATCTGCTTTTTGCCGCCATGACCCATCAGAACACATTCGATTATCACGACGGCGATGTCTTCTGGTGCACCGCCGATGTGGGCTGGGTGACCGGGCACAGCTATATCGTCTACGGGCCGCTCGCGAACGGCGCCACCACGGTGATGTTCGAGGGCGTGCCGACATGGCCCGGGGCGGACCGCTTCTGGGAGGTCTGCGAGCGCCTGAAGGTCAACCAGTTCTACACCGCACCGACCGCGATCCGCGCGCTCATGGGACAGGGAAACGAACCGGTCGAAAAGCATGATCTGTCGTCGCTGCGGGTGCTCGGCACCGTGGGAGAGCCGATCAACCCCGAGGCCTGGGAATGGTATCACAAGGTGGTCGGCAAGGGAAAACTGCCGATCGTCGACACCTGGTGGCAGACCGAGACCGGCGGCCACATGCTGACCCCCCTGCCCGGCGCCCATGTGCTGAAACCGGGCGCGGCGCTCAAGCCGACCTTCGGCGTGCAGCCGGTGGTGCTCGATCCGCAGACGGGGCAGGAACTGGCCGGCAACGACATCGAGGGCGTGCTGGCCTTCAAGGGAAGCTGGCCCGGCCAGATGCGCACCATCTGGGGCGATCACGAACGGTTCGAAAAGACCTATTTCGCGGACTTCCCGGGTTACTACTTTTCCGGCGACGGCTGCCGGCGCGACAAGGACGGCGATTACTGGGTCACCGGCCGCGTCGATGACGTGATCAACGTCTCCGGGCACCGCATGGGCACCGCCGAGGTGGAAAGCGCGCTCGTCGCCCATGTCGCCGTGGCCGAGGCCGCCGTGGTCGGCTATCCGCACGAGATCAAGGGCCAGGGCATCTATTGCTACATCACGCTGATGAACGGCGCCGACCCGAGCGACGATCTCGTCAAGGAGCTGCGCCAGTGGGTGCGCAACGAGATCGGCCCGATCGCGACGCCGGACATCATTCAATGGGCCCCCGGCCTGCCCAAGACCCGGTCGGGCAAGATCATGCGCCGGATCCTGCGCAAGATCGCCGAGAACCAGACCGACAGTCTTGGCGACATCTCGACCCTTGCCGACCCCTCGGTGGTCGAGGATCTGATCCAGAACCGCAAAGGATGA
- a CDS encoding Fur family transcriptional regulator — protein MGTIGFHCQDHANCVGELIAHAETLCRENNLRFTPGRRRVLEILAEEHQVFGAYDILERLSREGLGSQPPVVYRALDFLQQHGLVHRIEQRSAYVACAFPGVPHVPAFLICRSCDMVAEAPSAPMRGTLGDAAREIGFAVEETVIEATGLCPACRAGTAGNEAHA, from the coding sequence ATGGGCACCATCGGCTTTCACTGTCAGGATCATGCGAATTGCGTCGGCGAACTGATCGCCCACGCCGAGACGCTCTGCCGCGAAAACAACCTGCGTTTCACACCGGGCCGGCGCCGGGTGCTCGAGATCCTGGCCGAGGAACATCAGGTGTTCGGCGCGTATGACATTCTGGAACGCCTGTCGCGCGAGGGGCTCGGCTCGCAGCCGCCGGTGGTCTATCGGGCGCTGGATTTCCTGCAGCAGCACGGGCTCGTGCACCGGATCGAGCAGCGCAGCGCCTATGTGGCCTGCGCCTTTCCGGGCGTGCCCCATGTGCCGGCCTTCCTGATCTGCCGCAGCTGCGACATGGTGGCCGAGGCGCCCTCGGCCCCGATGCGCGGCACGCTTGGCGATGCGGCGCGAGAAATCGGCTTTGCCGTCGAGGAGACGGTGATAGAAGCAACCGGACTCTGCCCGGCCTGCCGGGCGGGAACCGCCGGAAACGAGGCGCACGCATGA
- a CDS encoding (2Fe-2S)-binding protein — translation MIICHCHGITDQDIRAAVDWMRAADPGTIVTPGKVYRALGKRADCGGCMPLFLDSMRSCDTFGVPMQLRNLRGTARKEGVGP, via the coding sequence ATGATCATCTGTCACTGTCACGGAATTACCGATCAGGACATCCGCGCCGCGGTGGACTGGATGCGCGCCGCCGACCCGGGCACCATCGTCACCCCCGGAAAGGTCTATCGCGCGCTCGGCAAAAGGGCCGACTGCGGGGGCTGCATGCCGTTGTTCCTTGACAGCATGCGCTCCTGTGACACTTTTGGGGTTCCCATGCAGCTGCGCAACCTGCGCGGCACCGCCCGAAAAGAAGGAGTCGGCCCATGA